From the genome of Grus americana isolate bGruAme1 chromosome 16, bGruAme1.mat, whole genome shotgun sequence:
GGGTGCTGAGACGGGTCAGCTTACCTTTTCCTGATGGTGGAAGAACCCCTAGTGCTATGTGGTGATGTCACACTCTTGTGAAGAGAAGGCAGCCAGGCTTGGGCACCTAATCCCCACAGAGACTTCTGTGGCAGCAAGGTGCACCCCTGCTTCAGAGTCACAGGCTTCAGCTGCCCACAGAGGGGTAAAGCTAAAGCCTGAGCGTGTCTTCCTGGTGAGCTGTGACAGCTGCTCCATTACTCGCTCCAGCCAGTCTGGCATTTGCAGTGGGCGAAGTTCCTCTTAATAACCAAGAGGATTTGCAAAATGTGGAGCCATTTCAGTGTTTTGAGCAAGTTCGGATTCTGTAATCCCTGTTCCCAGAACACGTGAAGCATCTCTACTTTGTATCAACACCATTAAACCATGGTGAGTGGCACTAGCTTGTCATCATTTGCTTAAAAGCTGCTGTGGTGCTTCTGCAGATGAAGTCGTTTTAAGATTATTAGCTGAAGTCAGTCTTTGTGATTTCTCCTATGGCTTTGGGAAGGCAAAAGGAACCCTGTTGCACTATTTTACTTAGTGGCTATTGTTAACTTGAaacacttctgcttttcctATTCTTCTAGGAAATGGTAGTTCAAGAAGTGATGAACTCAAAAGAAAGTGTGAAGATCTTGAAGCTCAGCTGAAAGTCAAAGAGGCTGAAAATAATGAGTTACTGAAAGAACTTGAACAAAAGAATGCGATGATAATGGTGCTGGAAAACACtattaaagaaagagaaaagaagtatttggaagagttaaaaatgaaaagccataAGCTCAACATGTTGTCGAGTGAACTAGAGCAGAGAGCGAGCACTATTGCTTATTTAACTTCTCAGCTGCATGCTACTAAGAAGAAGCTGATGAGCTCAAGTGGGACTTCAGAGGGGACCCCTTCTGGCAGTCCTGTGTTGTCCAACTATAAGCCGTCCCCTCCCAAAGATAAACTGCCGGAGACTCCACGGCGCAGAATGAAGAAGAGTCTGTCGACACCACTGAACCCTGAGTTCGAAGAGGCCTACAGAATAGGATCCGATAGCCGGAAGCTGCTGTTAAGAGAGCCTGTGGATGCCATGCCTGATCCCACTCCCTTTCTCTTGGCCAGGGAAACGGCAGAGGTACATCTTATTAAGGAAAGGCCGTTAGTTATTCCACCGATTGCCTCAGATCGTGCATCCGGTGAATCGCACAGCCCAGCCCG
Proteins encoded in this window:
- the CCDC92 gene encoding coiled-coil domain-containing protein 92, with protein sequence MAASNLENQLQSAQKNLLFLQREHANTLKGLHAEIRRLQQHCTDLTYELTVKSSDLSGNGSSRSDELKRKCEDLEAQLKVKEAENNELLKELEQKNAMIMVLENTIKEREKKYLEELKMKSHKLNMLSSELEQRASTIAYLTSQLHATKKKLMSSSGTSEGTPSGSPVLSNYKPSPPKDKLPETPRRRMKKSLSTPLNPEFEEAYRIGSDSRKLLLREPVDAMPDPTPFLLARETAEVHLIKERPLVIPPIASDRASGESHSPAREKPHKAHIGVAHRIHHVAPSQPQPEVETLAVDQVHGSKVVRKHSGTDRTV